The Dyadobacter subterraneus genome window below encodes:
- a CDS encoding NAD-dependent epimerase/dehydratase family protein: protein MNIALVTGSAGLIGSESVAFLADKFDLIIGVDNNLREYFFGADGNTAWNKSRIESAYTNYKHYSADIREVNQLEPIFKEYGSDIKLIIHAAAQPSHDWAAREPFTDFGVNAVGTLNMLEMTRLHTPEAVFIFTSTNKVYGDNPNYLPLVELETRWEIDESHPYFKNGIDEQHSIDHTKHSIFGASKVAADIMVQEYGRYFGMKTAVFRGGCLTGPNHSGAQLHGFLAYLMKCAITGNHYTIFGYKGKQVRDNIHSHDLVNMFWHFYQNPRPGEVYNAGGGRFANCSMIEAIALCEEITGNKLSHSYSETNRIGDHIWYVSDLSKFKEHYPGWNWEFGLTETLTQIHDGISSRLASVK, encoded by the coding sequence ATGAATATAGCGCTCGTTACCGGTTCAGCCGGATTGATAGGAAGTGAATCTGTTGCTTTTTTAGCTGACAAGTTTGATTTAATAATTGGAGTTGATAATAATTTACGTGAATATTTCTTCGGAGCTGATGGAAATACAGCGTGGAACAAGAGCCGCATAGAATCTGCTTACACCAATTACAAGCACTATTCAGCTGATATTCGTGAGGTTAACCAATTGGAACCGATTTTCAAAGAATACGGCTCTGATATTAAACTGATCATCCACGCAGCTGCACAGCCAAGCCATGACTGGGCCGCTCGTGAGCCTTTCACAGACTTCGGCGTTAATGCTGTTGGTACTTTGAATATGCTTGAAATGACACGTCTTCACACACCCGAAGCTGTGTTCATTTTCACTTCTACGAATAAAGTTTACGGTGATAATCCTAACTATCTGCCTCTTGTTGAGTTGGAAACACGTTGGGAAATTGACGAAAGCCATCCATATTTCAAAAATGGAATTGACGAACAGCATAGTATCGACCATACAAAACACTCCATCTTTGGTGCTTCAAAAGTAGCGGCTGATATTATGGTGCAGGAATATGGCCGTTATTTTGGAATGAAAACAGCTGTTTTCCGTGGCGGATGTCTTACTGGTCCTAACCATTCAGGCGCTCAGCTTCATGGTTTCCTTGCTTATTTGATGAAATGTGCAATCACTGGAAATCACTACACGATTTTCGGATACAAAGGGAAACAGGTTCGTGACAACATTCACAGCCATGACCTTGTAAACATGTTCTGGCATTTTTACCAAAATCCTCGTCCGGGCGAAGTTTACAACGCAGGCGGCGGTCGTTTTGCAAACTGCTCAATGATTGAAGCCATTGCATTGTGTGAAGAAATTACAGGCAATAAATTATCCCATTCATATTCTGAAACCAACCGTATCGGTGACCATATCTGGTATGTAAGTGATCTTTCTAAATTTAAAGAACACTATCCGGGCTGGAATTGGGAATTTGGATTAACAGAAACGCTTACACAAATACACGACGGCATATCTTCAAGATTGGCAAGTGTAAAATAA
- a CDS encoding glycosyltransferase: MPENFVIIIPQYNDWEALNLLIQKINTDLSPTVLKNSSLLVVDDCSSKDRTEPFVPFGGKDIQVLRLYRNLGHQKAIAIGLSYIAENIDCDNVIVMDADGEDAPSDINKLVQRSLEVPGKIIFAQRNKRTENFIFRFFYIIYKNLFKLLTGKVITFGNFSLVPKQRLKNLVRVSEIWNNYPGGIIKSRIPYDSILTDRAKRLAGESKMNFVSLVLHGLSTISVLVDTTAVRILIFSIFMSGLAVAFIILILFLKLIGNATPGWASTLGSTLIILMLQSFLISLFLVFMVLQYRSQQHFIPAVHYRDFVEKVDTIS, encoded by the coding sequence ATGCCTGAAAATTTTGTAATCATTATTCCACAGTATAACGACTGGGAGGCTCTGAATCTGCTGATACAAAAAATAAATACAGATTTAAGTCCGACAGTGTTAAAAAACTCATCTCTACTGGTGGTTGATGATTGTTCTTCTAAAGACCGGACGGAGCCATTCGTTCCTTTTGGAGGAAAAGACATTCAGGTTTTACGTCTTTACCGGAATCTTGGTCATCAAAAAGCAATTGCAATCGGCCTTTCCTACATTGCAGAAAATATCGATTGCGATAATGTGATTGTCATGGATGCAGATGGCGAAGATGCTCCTTCCGATATTAACAAACTGGTTCAAAGGTCATTAGAAGTTCCCGGGAAGATTATTTTTGCACAGCGAAACAAGCGTACAGAAAATTTCATTTTCAGGTTTTTCTATATTATTTACAAGAACCTGTTCAAGCTTCTTACCGGCAAGGTTATCACATTTGGTAATTTCAGCCTGGTTCCAAAGCAAAGATTAAAAAATCTGGTACGTGTTTCTGAAATCTGGAACAATTATCCGGGTGGCATTATCAAATCCAGAATTCCTTACGACTCAATTCTTACCGACCGGGCAAAACGTCTTGCAGGAGAAAGCAAGATGAATTTTGTTTCGCTGGTTTTACACGGATTGAGTACCATTTCTGTTCTTGTTGATACCACTGCTGTAAGAATACTGATTTTTTCGATATTCATGTCCGGGCTTGCGGTTGCTTTTATCATTTTAATTCTGTTTTTGAAACTGATCGGGAATGCAACACCGGGCTGGGCATCTACTTTGGGCAGCACATTAATTATTTTGATGCTGCAATCCTTTCTGATTTCTTTGTTTCTGGTGTTTATGGTGTTGCAATATCGCTCTCAGCAACACTTTATTCCGGCAGTACATTATCGCGATTTTGTAGAAAAAGTAGATACCATCAGCTAG
- a CDS encoding RrF2 family transcriptional regulator: MISKKAKYALKALKVLAEQFGKGPVLISYIAEKERIPKKFLEAILLDLRNNGVLQSQKGKGGGYLLRIPPSEVSFSKVLRIIDGPIAPALCVSMFFYGRCEDCKDEETCSLRTVLEKWRDANLAVLDQTTLSDLLQQGTGEHLLAVES, translated from the coding sequence ATGATATCAAAGAAAGCAAAGTACGCTCTGAAGGCGCTTAAAGTATTGGCGGAACAGTTTGGAAAAGGACCTGTTCTGATTTCATACATCGCGGAAAAAGAAAGAATTCCAAAGAAATTTCTGGAAGCAATTCTGCTGGATCTGAGAAATAACGGCGTATTACAAAGCCAGAAGGGAAAAGGCGGAGGATATCTGCTGAGAATCCCTCCAAGTGAAGTCAGTTTTTCAAAAGTTCTCAGGATCATCGACGGCCCGATTGCTCCGGCACTATGTGTTTCTATGTTTTTTTACGGACGATGTGAAGACTGTAAAGATGAAGAAACTTGCAGTCTGCGTACAGTATTGGAAAAATGGAGAGATGCGAACCTTGCCGTTCTGGACCAGACTACACTTAGCGATTTATTGCAGCAAGGTACGGGAGAACATCTGCTTGCTGTTGAGTCGTAA
- a CDS encoding peptidase M10 encodes MAAIATPQFEKNQIEIISRLYLYGSQATEETGNKIIDEINRMYNEPEVFVEFNGKQMKVLFSVGFKIISTSEAMMRAAVNFNYKNNFIRIENENRITRSFMGYGIGDNVGHWLTSDNLGTSTTAAHEFGHSLGLDHPANLDFRGSDSPPPIMAPRGSLVNPQYQWEPTAKAGEFGGTMNPKYRKVTKEEVLLILKDLNFENKQNHYIGQLSNTLFDKTGNPSRWLA; translated from the coding sequence ATGGCCGCGATTGCAACTCCTCAGTTTGAAAAAAACCAGATTGAAATTATTTCAAGATTGTATTTATATGGTTCTCAGGCAACTGAGGAAACAGGAAATAAAATAATTGATGAAATAAACCGGATGTATAATGAGCCGGAAGTTTTTGTTGAATTCAATGGAAAACAAATGAAAGTTTTATTCTCTGTCGGGTTTAAAATTATTTCAACGAGTGAAGCTATGATGCGGGCTGCCGTGAACTTCAACTATAAAAATAACTTTATCCGGATTGAAAATGAAAATCGCATTACCAGATCTTTCATGGGTTATGGAATAGGAGACAACGTTGGACATTGGCTTACTAGTGATAATCTGGGTACTTCCACCACCGCAGCACATGAATTTGGGCACAGTCTTGGTCTGGATCATCCCGCCAATCTTGACTTCCGTGGAAGTGATTCGCCACCGCCTATTATGGCCCCGCGCGGCAGTCTCGTTAACCCGCAATATCAATGGGAACCTACCGCAAAAGCGGGAGAATTTGGCGGAACGATGAACCCGAAATACCGGAAAGTGACAAAAGAAGAAGTTCTGCTTATTTTGAAAGATTTAAACTTCGAAAACAAGCAGAACCACTATATCGGACAACTTTCTAATACGCTTTTTGACAAAACCGGCAATCCAAGTCGCTGGCTTGCGTGA
- a CDS encoding 3-hydroxyacyl-CoA dehydrogenase/enoyl-CoA hydratase family protein codes for MNRSIRKVAVLGSGIMGSRIACHFANIGVEVLLLDIVPKEASDAEKAKGLTTEHPAVRNRIVNDSFQQTLKATPAALYSPAFASRVKLGNFDDNLKDISNYDWVIEVVVERLDIKKSLYEKVDALRKPGTLITSNTSGIPIHLMAEGRSEDFKKNFCGTHFFNPPRYLRLLEIIPTAETDKSVIDFLMHYGDLFLGKTTVLCKDTPGFIANRLGIFALIQTIRVAEEMGLSVDEVDKLTGPVVGRPKSGTYRLSDVVGLDTTVHVAANLYASGEGTDESRDAFVLPEIMQKTYDNKWLGDKTGQGFYKKVKDDKGKSVILALDFQTLEYKPSEKVKFATLEGTKAISDVAKRFSVLLAGKDKAGEFYRRTFADCFKYATFRIPEISDEIFRIDQAICAGFGWQLGLFETWDAIGVKSMLGIMEELSAKPAAWVYEMLEAGNESFYKVENGKKLYYDIPSKSYKVIPGQESFIILSNLTNNIVWKNAGANLYDIGDGILNLEFKSKMNTMGSEVIEGIQKSISLAEKEYRGLVIGNESSEAFSAGANLAMLFMFAIEQEFDEINMVIAQFQQTMMRARYSSIPVVTAPHTIALGGGCELNLHADKVVAHAETYIGLVEFGVGLIPAGGGTKEMALRCSDMYQAGDTELNILQTAFMNIAQAKVSTSAYDAKAMNYFQDKDQIVLNRSRLLAEAKQAAIDLADNGYTQPKQRSDIKVQGKAGMALFMAGIAQMKIANYISEHDAKIANKLAYVINGGDLSSAQNVTEQYLLDLEREAFLSLCGEKKTLERMQGLLNGGKPPRN; via the coding sequence ATGAATCGTTCAATTCGTAAAGTAGCCGTTTTGGGCTCCGGTATTATGGGGTCGCGTATTGCATGCCATTTTGCCAATATTGGAGTAGAAGTTTTACTATTGGATATTGTTCCAAAAGAAGCCAGTGACGCTGAAAAAGCAAAAGGATTGACAACGGAGCATCCAGCTGTCCGCAATAGAATTGTTAACGATTCTTTCCAGCAAACCTTAAAAGCGACGCCGGCTGCACTTTACAGCCCTGCTTTTGCTTCAAGGGTGAAACTTGGCAATTTTGATGATAATTTAAAAGATATCAGCAACTACGACTGGGTGATTGAAGTGGTTGTAGAGCGACTTGATATCAAGAAAAGTTTATATGAAAAAGTGGACGCGCTTCGTAAACCCGGAACGCTGATCACTTCCAATACATCCGGAATTCCTATCCATTTAATGGCGGAAGGCCGTAGTGAAGACTTTAAAAAGAATTTTTGCGGAACGCATTTTTTCAATCCGCCGCGTTATTTAAGATTACTGGAAATTATCCCGACAGCAGAAACAGATAAATCAGTCATTGATTTTCTGATGCATTATGGTGATTTATTTTTAGGTAAAACCACAGTATTATGTAAAGACACACCTGGTTTTATCGCAAACCGCCTTGGAATTTTTGCCTTAATCCAAACCATTCGTGTAGCCGAAGAAATGGGTTTGTCGGTGGATGAGGTTGACAAACTGACCGGCCCGGTTGTTGGTCGTCCGAAATCCGGAACTTACCGTTTGTCTGACGTTGTCGGATTGGATACTACTGTTCATGTAGCAGCGAATTTATACGCTTCGGGCGAAGGAACGGATGAATCCCGTGATGCTTTTGTATTACCTGAAATCATGCAGAAAACGTATGATAACAAATGGCTGGGAGATAAAACCGGTCAGGGTTTTTACAAAAAGGTAAAAGACGACAAAGGAAAATCAGTCATCCTGGCGCTGGATTTTCAGACATTGGAATACAAACCTTCCGAAAAAGTGAAATTTGCTACTTTGGAAGGCACAAAAGCAATCAGCGATGTAGCCAAACGTTTCAGTGTTCTTTTAGCCGGAAAAGATAAAGCCGGAGAATTTTACAGAAGAACTTTTGCTGATTGTTTCAAATACGCTACGTTCAGAATTCCTGAAATTTCGGATGAAATTTTCCGGATTGACCAAGCAATTTGTGCAGGTTTTGGATGGCAGTTAGGCTTGTTTGAAACCTGGGATGCGATTGGCGTAAAAAGCATGCTGGGCATTATGGAAGAGCTTAGTGCAAAACCGGCCGCCTGGGTTTATGAAATGCTGGAAGCCGGAAATGAGTCTTTTTATAAAGTTGAAAATGGTAAAAAACTTTATTATGATATTCCTTCCAAATCGTACAAAGTTATTCCGGGTCAGGAAAGTTTTATTATTTTAAGTAACCTTACAAATAATATTGTCTGGAAAAATGCCGGTGCAAATCTGTATGATATCGGTGATGGAATCCTGAATCTGGAATTCAAATCCAAAATGAATACCATGGGCTCCGAAGTCATTGAAGGAATTCAGAAAAGTATAAGTCTGGCGGAAAAAGAATACCGCGGACTGGTGATTGGAAATGAATCAAGCGAGGCGTTTTCCGCAGGAGCCAATCTGGCTATGCTTTTCATGTTTGCGATTGAACAGGAATTTGACGAAATCAATATGGTCATCGCGCAATTCCAGCAAACGATGATGCGTGCGCGTTATTCTTCCATTCCAGTTGTCACTGCGCCTCATACTATTGCGCTGGGTGGTGGTTGTGAGCTCAATCTTCATGCTGATAAAGTGGTTGCCCATGCTGAAACTTACATCGGTTTGGTGGAATTTGGTGTTGGACTTATTCCTGCCGGTGGCGGAACCAAAGAAATGGCACTGAGATGTTCGGACATGTATCAGGCAGGAGACACAGAATTAAATATTCTCCAAACTGCTTTTATGAACATTGCCCAGGCGAAAGTCTCGACTTCTGCGTATGATGCGAAGGCAATGAATTATTTCCAGGACAAAGACCAGATTGTGCTGAACCGCAGCCGTTTGTTAGCAGAAGCAAAACAGGCAGCGATTGATCTGGCTGATAACGGTTATACACAGCCAAAACAAAGAAGTGACATAAAAGTACAGGGAAAAGCAGGAATGGCACTTTTCATGGCGGGTATTGCCCAAATGAAAATAGCGAATTACATCAGTGAACATGACGCGAAAATTGCCAACAAACTTGCTTATGTCATCAATGGCGGTGATTTAAGTTCTGCACAAAATGTAACAGAACAATATCTTCTGGATCTGGAAAGAGAAGCGTTTTTATCACTTTGCGGGGAGAAGAAAACGCTGGAAAGAATGCAGGGACTTTTAAATGGAGGTAAGCCGCCAAGAAATTAA
- a CDS encoding MarR family winged helix-turn-helix transcriptional regulator, producing MRKEKTIDFQIKWAWHSISRMYNAYAARFDTTMAVGYVLLNIDLEHGTPATKIAPLLGMEPRSLVRMLKNLEEKGLIVREVDENDKRFVRIVLTDLGKEKRELSREGVLSFNTMIRDKIPLDKLVVFFDVIKDINRLVEEENQKLKAGEIEDEF from the coding sequence ATGCGCAAGGAAAAGACAATTGACTTCCAGATTAAGTGGGCATGGCATTCCATTTCCAGGATGTATAACGCTTACGCAGCCCGGTTTGATACGACAATGGCGGTTGGTTATGTGTTATTAAACATTGATTTAGAGCACGGTACGCCGGCAACTAAAATTGCGCCATTGTTGGGTATGGAGCCAAGGAGCCTGGTCAGAATGCTGAAAAATCTGGAAGAAAAAGGTTTGATCGTTCGTGAAGTGGATGAAAACGATAAGCGATTTGTAAGAATTGTTTTGACGGATTTAGGAAAAGAGAAAAGAGAACTTTCACGTGAGGGCGTACTGTCATTCAATACAATGATCAGGGATAAAATTCCGCTTGATAAACTCGTTGTATTTTTTGATGTGATAAAAGATATAAACCGTCTGGTTGAAGAGGAAAATCAAAAACTCAAAGCCGGTGAGATAGAAGACGAATTTTAA
- a CDS encoding peroxiredoxin family protein codes for MRAIKFIITLFAGISIWGCQSSTDSSVKPGTWRATLTRDGQTLPFILDFAQNADGKTYTVYSVNGNERLKLDSAYFEKDSLHIPMQLFDFEITASVDGEKLTGVYKRLDGKTVTGSLPFQATFGANYRFFKEEALEGIKNVTGKYATIFKNEITKDSTEAVGNFTQKGSIVEGSFLTPTGDYRFLSGNVKGDSLYLSTFDGSNAYLIKAAILKDGVLKGAMWSGIKGYKTFTSILNENAKLPDATKLTYMKPGSETVDFTFPDADGKALSFKDPRFQGKPVIIQILGSWCPNCMDETNFIAPWYKKNKDRGVEVIGLAFEHSADLAVSAPKLKRMVSRFGIEYPVLLAGTNTDEATAKALPMLNKVMSYPTTIFVDKKGKVREIHTGFSGPGTGKYYDEFVTDFNQLMDKLISEK; via the coding sequence ATGAGAGCAATAAAATTCATAATTACGCTTTTTGCCGGTATAAGTATCTGGGGCTGTCAGTCTTCCACAGATTCTTCGGTGAAACCCGGAACCTGGCGCGCTACCTTGACCCGTGACGGACAAACACTTCCGTTCATTCTTGACTTTGCACAAAACGCTGATGGTAAAACTTATACCGTCTATTCTGTTAATGGAAATGAACGTTTAAAGCTCGACAGTGCCTATTTTGAGAAAGATTCTTTGCACATTCCGATGCAGCTTTTCGATTTTGAAATTACAGCTTCGGTAGATGGAGAAAAATTGACAGGTGTTTATAAAAGACTAGATGGAAAAACCGTAACGGGTTCTCTGCCATTTCAGGCCACTTTTGGAGCAAATTATCGGTTTTTCAAAGAGGAAGCTTTGGAAGGTATTAAAAACGTTACCGGGAAATATGCGACCATTTTCAAAAATGAAATAACAAAAGATTCAACCGAAGCCGTTGGAAATTTCACACAAAAAGGAAGTATCGTTGAAGGTTCGTTTTTAACGCCAACCGGTGATTATCGTTTTCTTAGTGGAAATGTAAAAGGCGATAGTTTGTATTTATCGACTTTCGACGGCTCAAATGCTTATTTAATAAAGGCCGCGATCCTGAAAGATGGTGTTTTGAAAGGTGCGATGTGGTCCGGAATTAAAGGCTACAAAACATTTACATCGATTTTAAATGAAAATGCAAAATTACCGGATGCCACCAAACTGACTTATATGAAACCGGGCTCTGAAACGGTTGATTTTACATTTCCGGATGCTGATGGAAAAGCTTTGTCTTTCAAAGACCCTCGATTTCAGGGCAAACCTGTAATCATTCAGATTTTGGGTTCATGGTGCCCGAATTGTATGGATGAAACAAATTTCATAGCGCCCTGGTACAAGAAAAATAAAGACCGTGGAGTAGAAGTAATCGGTCTTGCTTTTGAGCATTCGGCAGATCTTGCAGTTTCGGCTCCAAAATTGAAAAGAATGGTCAGCCGCTTTGGAATTGAATATCCAGTGCTTTTAGCAGGTACAAATACGGATGAAGCAACAGCAAAAGCGTTGCCGATGCTGAACAAAGTAATGTCCTATCCAACGACGATTTTTGTTGATAAAAAAGGAAAAGTGCGAGAAATTCACACCGGATTTTCTGGTCCGGGAACAGGTAAATATTATGATGAGTTTGTAACAGATTTCAATCAATTGATGGACAAACTGATTAGCGAGAAATAA
- the rsmH gene encoding 16S rRNA (cytosine(1402)-N(4))-methyltransferase RsmH, with amino-acid sequence MDLPSTYHEPVMLSECLDGLNIRPDGTYVDVTFGGGGHSRAILEKLTTGRLLVFDQDPDAGANAAEWKDDPRFTFIAANFRHIKRYLKLHKAEKVDGILADLGVSSHQINTPARGFSTRFDADLDMRMNPSNEKTAREVLNVRSATELQSILSRYGEVTNARTAAEAIFSSRHNAPIETINDLKGILMRYAPKHRENKYFAQVFQALRIEVNDEMKVLEEFLMQVPEVLKPGGRLVVMSYHSLEDRPVKNFIQKGKFDGEVEKDFYGNELKPLKSITRKPIEATPEEVARNPRARSAKLRIAELPVV; translated from the coding sequence ATGGATCTTCCAAGTACATATCATGAACCTGTAATGCTGTCCGAATGTCTGGATGGATTGAATATTCGTCCTGACGGAACCTACGTAGATGTTACGTTTGGTGGTGGAGGACATTCACGGGCGATTTTAGAAAAATTAACGACCGGACGACTTTTGGTTTTTGACCAGGATCCTGATGCTGGGGCAAATGCAGCAGAATGGAAAGACGATCCGAGATTTACCTTTATAGCAGCGAATTTCAGACATATAAAAAGATATTTGAAATTACATAAAGCTGAAAAAGTGGACGGTATTCTGGCTGATCTTGGCGTTTCGTCACATCAGATCAATACGCCTGCACGTGGGTTTTCAACACGTTTTGATGCGGATCTGGATATGCGGATGAACCCGAGTAATGAAAAAACCGCGCGGGAAGTTTTGAATGTGCGTTCGGCTACGGAATTACAATCGATTCTGAGTCGCTATGGAGAAGTTACCAATGCGCGTACGGCCGCGGAAGCAATATTTTCGTCAAGACATAATGCACCTATTGAAACGATAAATGATCTGAAAGGAATATTGATGCGTTATGCGCCGAAACATCGCGAAAATAAATATTTTGCGCAGGTTTTCCAGGCACTACGGATTGAGGTAAACGATGAAATGAAAGTGCTTGAAGAATTTTTAATGCAGGTTCCGGAAGTACTAAAACCTGGTGGAAGGCTGGTAGTCATGTCGTATCATTCGCTGGAAGACAGACCGGTTAAAAACTTCATCCAAAAAGGAAAATTTGACGGGGAAGTTGAAAAGGATTTTTATGGTAATGAGCTTAAACCGCTAAAAAGCATTACCAGAAAACCGATTGAAGCGACACCGGAAGAAGTGGCAAGAAATCCACGTGCGAGAAGTGCGAAATTGAGGATTGCGGAGTTACCGGTGGTTTAG
- a CDS encoding FtsL-like putative cell division protein gives MAENKRRPKPTPDQPPKRRREYSLFNWLNKFFPLDKVFGDKLPGKEERVPVKYFYYFGWIVILLVIYERIGFQSEEYVRSSIKLKKEVEDLRAEYTSIQAEYEKSGKQSVVIEKVKPDGLEENLNPPKKIIIRNE, from the coding sequence ATGGCTGAAAATAAAAGAAGACCTAAACCAACACCTGACCAACCGCCAAAACGACGCCGGGAATACAGTCTTTTTAACTGGTTGAATAAATTTTTCCCGCTGGATAAAGTTTTTGGCGACAAATTGCCTGGAAAAGAAGAACGCGTTCCGGTTAAATATTTCTATTACTTCGGGTGGATTGTGATTCTTTTGGTGATTTATGAGAGAATCGGTTTCCAGTCTGAGGAGTATGTCAGAAGCAGTATCAAACTAAAAAAAGAGGTTGAAGATTTACGGGCAGAATACACTTCTATCCAGGCGGAATATGAAAAAAGCGGAAAACAATCCGTGGTCATAGAAAAGGTAAAACCGGATGGACTGGAAGAAAACCTGAATCCGCCAAAGAAAATTATTATCAGAAACGAATAA
- a CDS encoding penicillin-binding protein — translation MKSDTDSGQNNKKALIYRARIVALFLIAFAIMVFVKLIQVQYYAKFKGKTWAEYAEKNDLKLDTIPAMRGSIFSSDGSLLATSLPYYYVGFDTKVADSTYFYDNVDQLARLLVKNFGENTFDGYRDKLIRYRKSKNKRYLRLKNKEIGYLEREKVKEWPFFARAKKGGGGKFEMIYKRYKPFSPMADRTIGGTDPKSGRGYIGIEASFDKKLEGKDGINWVELVEGGIKIPVGDNLNIQPETGKDIYTTLDMTFQDMAEIALRRKLTEAQADFGCVIVMEVATGEIRAMANLTKRPDDKYEEVFNYALAGSTDPGSTFKLPTMMALLEETKMDPNKVTVNTGTGSIRFRGLSINDSKRGGHGILTAAQVFEKSSNIGVHLLMQRYFFSKPDKYLGYLKQFHLTEPTGIHMKGENPPYIKNRSSKTWNNYSLTFMSYGYEMRMTPLQTLAMYNAVANDGYWVRPMVVREIRNAEKVEDKILPYVSEKPICSPETLRKIKIMLEGVVEHGSAKNIKTDLYRIAGKTGTAQKLINGIHTAGKYYTSFAGYFPANKPKYSCIVIIDTPRGAKENYQLYAGSVAAPVFKEVADRIYAHDVSIQKTQKDTTSGEDKLVRWAGRTSDLKVIGEELKLAPLPEDAQEYTAGSVIARNKTKWKSQNIESKDVPDLQGMPMRDALYILENKGFRVTFKGSGKVVDQSLPPGNNKSGLKTILLTLQ, via the coding sequence ATGAAAAGCGATACAGACAGCGGCCAGAATAATAAAAAAGCACTGATTTACCGGGCTCGTATAGTAGCTCTGTTTTTGATTGCTTTTGCCATTATGGTTTTCGTTAAACTTATTCAGGTTCAGTATTATGCCAAATTTAAAGGCAAAACCTGGGCCGAATATGCAGAAAAAAATGACCTGAAACTGGATACAATCCCGGCTATGCGCGGTAGTATTTTTTCAAGCGACGGCAGTTTGCTGGCTACTTCATTACCCTATTATTATGTTGGATTTGACACGAAAGTGGCCGACTCAACCTATTTTTATGATAATGTAGATCAGCTTGCCAGATTACTTGTTAAGAATTTTGGTGAAAATACTTTTGACGGATATAGAGATAAACTGATCAGGTATCGAAAAAGTAAAAACAAACGATATTTAAGATTAAAAAATAAAGAAATTGGATACCTCGAAAGGGAGAAAGTAAAGGAGTGGCCATTCTTCGCTCGTGCAAAAAAGGGTGGGGGAGGAAAGTTTGAAATGATATACAAACGCTACAAACCTTTCAGTCCGATGGCTGACCGGACGATTGGTGGAACGGATCCAAAAAGTGGCCGCGGTTATATCGGAATTGAAGCAAGTTTTGACAAAAAACTGGAAGGAAAAGACGGAATAAACTGGGTTGAACTGGTTGAAGGCGGCATAAAAATTCCTGTTGGCGACAATTTGAATATTCAACCTGAAACCGGAAAGGACATCTACACAACGCTGGATATGACTTTTCAGGATATGGCAGAAATTGCACTGAGAAGGAAATTGACCGAGGCGCAGGCAGATTTTGGTTGTGTAATTGTCATGGAAGTGGCAACGGGGGAAATCCGTGCCATGGCTAATTTGACAAAACGTCCGGATGATAAATACGAGGAAGTTTTTAATTACGCACTGGCAGGAAGTACTGATCCCGGTTCAACATTCAAGCTGCCAACGATGATGGCGCTTTTGGAGGAAACCAAGATGGATCCCAATAAGGTTACTGTTAATACCGGAACAGGTTCCATCCGTTTCAGAGGACTTTCCATTAATGATTCCAAAAGAGGTGGACATGGTATTTTAACAGCCGCCCAGGTTTTTGAAAAATCGTCCAATATTGGTGTTCATTTGCTTATGCAGCGTTATTTCTTCTCTAAACCGGATAAGTATCTTGGGTATCTGAAACAATTTCACCTGACTGAACCGACGGGCATTCATATGAAAGGAGAAAATCCTCCTTACATCAAAAATCGCTCATCAAAAACATGGAACAATTATTCGCTGACTTTCATGTCGTACGGATATGAAATGCGAATGACACCTCTTCAGACGCTTGCCATGTATAATGCTGTTGCAAACGACGGCTATTGGGTAAGGCCGATGGTGGTAAGGGAAATTCGGAATGCAGAAAAAGTTGAAGATAAAATCTTGCCTTATGTTTCGGAAAAGCCGATTTGTTCTCCGGAAACTTTACGTAAAATAAAAATTATGCTGGAAGGTGTGGTGGAACACGGTTCTGCGAAAAATATCAAAACTGATCTTTACAGAATTGCAGGAAAAACCGGAACTGCCCAAAAATTGATTAATGGAATTCATACCGCGGGTAAATACTATACGTCTTTTGCAGGTTATTTTCCTGCCAATAAACCTAAATACAGCTGCATCGTTATCATTGATACACCTCGCGGTGCCAAAGAAAATTATCAGCTTTATGCGGGAAGTGTAGCCGCGCCGGTTTTTAAAGAAGTTGCCGACCGCATTTACGCGCATGATGTAAGTATCCAAAAAACACAAAAGGACACAACCAGCGGTGAAGATAAACTGGTAAGATGGGCAGGAAGAACTTCTGATTTAAAAGTGATCGGGGAAGAATTAAAACTCGCTCCTTTGCCGGAAGATGCCCAGGAGTATACAGCGGGTTCCGTAATTGCCAGAAATAAAACAAAATGGAAATCACAAAATATTGAGTCCAAAGATGTTCCGGATTTGCAGGGAATGCCGATGCGGGATGCCTTGTATATTTTGGAAAATAAAGGTTTCCGGGTAACCTTTAAAGGTTCCGGGAAAGTCGTGGACCAATCGCTTCCCCCAGGTAACAATAAAAGCGGACTTAAAACGATCCTGTTAACATTACAGTAA